The Deltaproteobacteria bacterium genome includes a region encoding these proteins:
- a CDS encoding alkaline phosphatase family protein: MQPLIIVGIDGADWAVIEKSIAYGQLPNISALIKRGLRTELNSTMPPATLPAWMSFLCGANPAEHGLVDMFVHPPQSYAIRPATTELQKLPTFLSRLAQKGLAVASLGVPGTYPPDKSLGLCIAGFDAPGVSHASKNSIHPTSAYRQIQSLGGWRYAIVNEQQHPGSKLAQKLINDLTIKERVILWAYAKQHWDVFFVHIQAADTAGHHLWHTYDVTSPRFRNSSAINALTSVYSRIDQLIGRLLAKAPTNARVMLISDHGMGGASDIAVHLNRVLSELDLLRFKNNSKSHINRYLGVIFRNISSRLPAYIFSVLLRILPNTLIMRALSLSRALNIDYANSAAFSDELDYAPSVWLNRRGVFPYGQVDDTKADAILKRIRHALLALRHPDSNAPLVNAVYLRDEIFSHPAAAITPDLIIEPAWPSGFRASFLPSFRLGPKIRRLATKELTAGRGYGMPGVHRQQGIFLAVGPLLPAIEAPILSIAEAGALVYALAGITPPPDLKVKLQGFWQELALALTKNDKLSNTPSAQLCPNNSAAIPAALDATQQAALTERLRNWGYID; this comes from the coding sequence GTGCAACCATTAATTATAGTCGGTATTGATGGCGCTGATTGGGCGGTTATTGAAAAATCAATAGCTTATGGACAATTGCCCAATATTTCAGCTTTAATAAAACGTGGTCTACGCACCGAATTAAATTCAACCATGCCACCAGCAACCCTACCCGCATGGATGTCCTTTCTTTGCGGCGCCAATCCTGCAGAACATGGGTTAGTAGATATGTTCGTCCATCCGCCGCAAAGCTATGCCATAAGGCCAGCTACTACCGAATTACAAAAATTGCCGACCTTTTTATCAAGATTGGCCCAAAAAGGTTTAGCAGTAGCAAGTCTTGGGGTGCCTGGCACTTATCCGCCAGATAAATCGTTGGGATTATGTATTGCTGGTTTTGATGCTCCGGGAGTTAGTCATGCAAGCAAAAATAGCATTCATCCAACCTCTGCTTATCGCCAAATACAATCACTTGGTGGATGGCGCTATGCTATTGTAAATGAGCAACAACACCCTGGTAGTAAACTTGCCCAAAAACTTATAAACGACCTCACCATTAAAGAACGCGTGATCTTATGGGCTTATGCTAAACAGCATTGGGACGTTTTCTTTGTACACATACAGGCAGCCGACACTGCCGGACACCATCTTTGGCATACCTATGATGTCACCTCGCCTCGTTTCCGCAATAGTTCAGCCATTAATGCGCTAACTAGTGTGTATAGCCGCATCGACCAATTAATCGGACGATTATTAGCCAAAGCTCCAACAAATGCACGAGTAATGCTTATAAGTGATCATGGCATGGGTGGAGCTTCTGATATTGCAGTTCACCTAAATCGTGTTCTTTCTGAACTTGATTTGCTACGCTTTAAAAACAACTCAAAATCTCACATTAATCGATATCTTGGCGTAATATTTAGAAATATTAGCAGCAGATTGCCTGCATATATATTTAGTGTATTATTAAGAATATTACCTAACACATTGATAATGCGGGCATTATCTCTTAGTCGAGCGCTAAATATCGACTATGCTAATAGCGCTGCCTTTTCAGATGAACTTGATTATGCCCCATCAGTGTGGCTAAACCGACGCGGTGTTTTTCCGTATGGGCAAGTAGATGATACAAAGGCTGATGCAATACTAAAACGCATTCGCCACGCTTTGCTAGCTTTGCGCCACCCCGATTCGAACGCTCCTCTAGTTAATGCGGTTTATTTACGTGATGAAATATTTTCTCATCCGGCTGCGGCTATTACTCCAGATTTAATAATTGAACCTGCATGGCCGTCAGGGTTTCGCGCCTCATTCTTACCAAGTTTTAGGCTTGGCCCTAAAATAAGACGTTTAGCTACAAAAGAACTTACTGCGGGTCGTGGTTATGGCATGCCTGGTGTGCATCGCCAACAAGGAATATTTTTGGCAGTAGGTCCTTTACTACCTGCTATAGAAGCTCCTATACTCAGTATTGCCGAAGCTGGGGCGTTAGTTTATGCGCTTGCCGGTATTACTCCGCCACCTGATCTGAAAGTAAAATTGCAAGGTTTTTGGCAAGAATTAGCACTAGCGCTAACCAAAAACGACAAACTCTCAAACACACCATCAGCACAATTATGCCCCAACAATAGCGCTGCTATACCTGCTGCATTAGACGCAACTCAACAAGCAGCTCTGACTGAGCGTTTACGTAATTGGGGTTATATTGATTGA
- a CDS encoding TerC family protein, with protein sequence MLTSIAPTWLWFFFGLLITFFLALDLGLSSHGGEKEVSTKHALIWTCIWIILATIFGIGVTHLFGRDKGLEYFTGFVIEKALSIDNIFVFIVIFNYFKVPRRFQHRVLFWGVICAFLLRALFIFLGAALISHFHWILYIFGAFLVYTGIKLVIVKDDDKVDPEKSLLVRGFRHFIPVTDSYEGAHFIVKRGLRIYATPLLLVLALIEGSDVVFAFDSIPAIFGVTTDPFIVYTSNIFAILGLRNLYFVLANFIDRFAYLKYGLGLVLTFVGAKMLAEWFYEVPVLASLIVIATLLSGTMLASIMATSRKKRAANTLEKIN encoded by the coding sequence ATGTTAACTTCAATAGCTCCAACATGGCTTTGGTTTTTTTTTGGCCTTTTAATAACTTTTTTTTTAGCCTTAGACCTTGGCCTATCTAGTCATGGTGGTGAAAAAGAAGTTTCAACCAAACATGCTCTTATTTGGACTTGTATATGGATTATTCTCGCTACCATTTTTGGTATTGGTGTCACTCATTTATTTGGGCGCGATAAGGGGCTAGAATATTTTACCGGCTTTGTAATCGAAAAGGCCTTAAGTATTGATAATATCTTTGTTTTTATTGTTATTTTCAATTATTTCAAGGTGCCACGTCGTTTTCAACATCGTGTATTATTTTGGGGCGTTATATGTGCCTTTTTATTGCGTGCCTTGTTTATCTTTTTAGGTGCTGCGCTAATTTCACATTTTCACTGGATACTTTATATTTTTGGTGCGTTTCTTGTGTATACCGGTATTAAGCTAGTTATTGTTAAAGATGACGATAAGGTCGATCCCGAAAAAAGCTTGCTAGTACGTGGTTTTCGTCATTTTATCCCGGTAACTGATAGTTATGAAGGTGCACACTTTATAGTTAAGCGAGGCCTGCGTATTTATGCAACACCATTGCTATTAGTACTAGCGCTTATTGAAGGCTCTGATGTGGTGTTTGCTTTTGATTCTATTCCTGCCATTTTCGGTGTAACCACTGACCCTTTTATCGTTTACACCTCGAACATCTTTGCCATTTTAGGCTTGCGCAATTTGTATTTTGTATTGGCCAATTTTATCGATCGTTTTGCTTATCTTAAATATGGTTTAGGCTTAGTACTTACTTTTGTTGGCGCTAAAATGTTAGCTGAATGGTTTTATGAAGTGCCGGTTTTAGCCTCATTGATTGTTATTGCTACCCTTTTATCTGGTACTATGCTGGCCTCAATTATGGCTACTTCTCGCAAAAAACGCGCGGCCAACACCTTAGAAAAAATCAACTAA
- a CDS encoding NAD+ synthase has protein sequence MRLVIAQINPTIGDLDGNVAQILDAYKKAQINKADLVVTSELAITGYPPRDLLDRPRFLRDAIAALSFVVNNVKDIPLIIGAIVSNTNDPLVLNDRIANGAVVIANGKIIACHRKMLLPSYDVFDETRYFVAGEISTIVEIGGKKIGLSVCEDAWNDKEYWQKPRYARDPLTEQIAAGANLLINISASPYDRQKPAKRLTMLQSIARRHKVPFVYVNQVGGNDSLIFDGRSFAIDAFGEVALMAPAFRSALVTAEIQNDKMIGDISPAPSCWEADVCAALELGVKDYTQKCGFNSAVLGLSGGIDSALTAAIATKALGPDRVIGISMPSRYSSQGSIADARDLAQRLGIRFDVVSIESIFKSYLEALAEPFKGYAADVTEENLQARIRGAILMAYSNKLGALLLTTGNKSELAVGYCTLYGDMCGGLALISDLYKTQVYAVAKYINTSATPALIPENSIIKPPSAELRPDQTDQDSLPPYEQLDEILAGYIEGALCRTALISRGLDSDLVHRVTRLVDTSEYKRRQMPPGLRISRKAFGEGRRIPIAQKYSYSR, from the coding sequence ATGCGATTAGTTATAGCTCAAATAAATCCGACAATTGGTGATCTCGATGGTAATGTTGCCCAAATTCTTGATGCCTATAAAAAGGCGCAAATCAATAAAGCTGATCTAGTTGTTACCTCTGAATTAGCAATTACCGGCTATCCCCCTAGAGATCTGCTTGATCGGCCTCGCTTTTTGCGTGATGCCATTGCTGCTCTTTCTTTTGTTGTAAACAACGTAAAAGATATTCCATTAATTATTGGCGCTATCGTCAGCAATACCAATGACCCATTAGTGTTAAACGACCGTATCGCCAATGGTGCTGTAGTCATTGCCAATGGTAAAATCATTGCGTGCCATCGCAAAATGTTACTGCCCTCTTATGATGTATTTGATGAAACACGCTATTTCGTCGCTGGTGAAATATCGACAATTGTAGAAATAGGCGGTAAAAAAATTGGGTTAAGTGTTTGTGAGGATGCCTGGAATGACAAAGAATATTGGCAAAAACCTCGCTATGCACGCGACCCCTTAACTGAACAGATCGCTGCTGGGGCTAATTTGCTGATTAACATCAGCGCTAGTCCCTATGACCGGCAAAAACCAGCAAAACGTTTAACAATGTTGCAATCAATTGCCCGGCGACACAAAGTGCCATTCGTTTACGTTAATCAAGTTGGCGGCAATGATAGTTTAATTTTTGATGGTCGTTCATTTGCTATCGATGCTTTTGGCGAAGTAGCACTTATGGCACCTGCTTTTCGTAGCGCTTTAGTAACTGCTGAAATTCAAAATGATAAAATGATTGGCGATATCAGCCCTGCTCCCTCTTGTTGGGAAGCTGACGTTTGCGCCGCACTAGAACTCGGAGTCAAAGACTATACGCAAAAATGCGGTTTTAACTCAGCAGTTTTAGGGCTTTCTGGTGGTATTGATTCAGCACTTACGGCCGCAATTGCCACTAAGGCTTTAGGTCCTGATCGGGTAATTGGCATTTCAATGCCTTCACGTTATTCTTCGCAGGGTTCGATTGCTGATGCTCGTGATTTGGCCCAGCGTTTAGGGATACGTTTTGATGTTGTTAGTATTGAGTCAATATTTAAATCTTATCTTGAAGCGCTAGCCGAACCTTTTAAGGGTTATGCCGCAGACGTTACCGAAGAAAACTTACAAGCTCGTATCCGCGGCGCCATCTTAATGGCCTATTCAAACAAATTAGGCGCTTTATTACTGACTACCGGCAATAAAAGTGAATTGGCTGTTGGCTATTGTACGCTTTATGGCGATATGTGTGGTGGGCTAGCCTTAATAAGTGATCTCTACAAAACGCAAGTATACGCAGTAGCAAAATATATTAATACTAGTGCTACACCTGCTCTTATTCCTGAAAACAGCATCATCAAACCACCGTCTGCAGAACTACGCCCTGATCAAACTGACCAAGACTCACTGCCCCCATATGAACAGCTTGATGAAATTCTTGCCGGGTACATCGAAGGAGCCTTATGTCGTACAGCCCTAATATCACGCGGGCTTGATTCTGATTTGGTGCACCGTGTTACAAGATTAGTTGATACTTCAGAGTATAAACGCCGACAAATGCCACCGGGACTTCGAATAAGCAGAAAAGCATTTGGTGAAGGTAGGCGTATCCCTATTGCGCAAAAATATAGCTATTCACGATAG
- a CDS encoding YdcH family protein — MQQQAINNGSYDLEKLLAEHRALNQKVDELEQRVYLSPAEEFEVQQLKKLRLQKKDLIQGVRNLKSS, encoded by the coding sequence ATGCAGCAGCAAGCAATAAACAATGGCTCATATGATTTAGAAAAACTTTTAGCTGAACATCGTGCACTTAATCAGAAAGTTGATGAGCTAGAACAGCGAGTTTATCTATCGCCGGCAGAAGAGTTTGAGGTGCAGCAATTAAAAAAACTTAGGCTGCAAAAGAAAGACCTAATACAAGGTGTGCGCAATTTAAAGAGTTCTTAA
- the gcvP gene encoding aminomethyl-transferring glycine dehydrogenase, with translation MDKGSIKKEANVLKNPQNSCCGSTDSNKNIVPVNFASRHLGPVTDEITKMLSVLGFDTLEALVDSGLPTGINTKRSLDLGAAIPTEYELLQELGQIAQQNKVYKSFLGMGYYGCATPAVILRHIFENPTWYTQYTPYQAEIAQGHLEALLNFQTMVAELCALPVANASLLDEATAAAEAMMMCYNACRGKQNAFYVDQNCHPQVMAVVATRARALGINIHQGKLADTDFAVLNLCGALLSYPGSDGQLQNPRDIIEKLHTVEALAVVVTDPLALCLITPPGEFGADIVVGSAQRFGVPMGYGGPHAAFMSTTAKLQRLMPGRIVGVSKDAQGKTALRLALQTREQHIRREKATSNICTSQALLAIMASMYAVYHGPRGLRDIAKRVHGFTVKLANGLQKLGWQIAHSNFFDTLHIITKEQQTSNIIKHAQEQGILLRELHKNAICISCDELTTKTDIDSLLAIFSSEKNGGNFAEKDRPDELGLPAILKRNTPCLKHAIFGAYHSETEIMRYIHRLAAKDLALNTAMIPLGSCTMKLNSAVSMLPLSWPQFANLHPFAPRETVTGYTKILSELEHMLAVITGLPAVSLQPNAGSQGEYTGLLVIRGYHDSRGDQQRRICLIPQSSHGTNPASAAMAGLEVVVVACDAHGNINYDDLCKKAQEYVDELAALMLTYPSTHGVFEEQIIEICNTIHKYGGLVYMDGANLNALVGLTKPSEMGADVCHVNLHKTFAIPHGGGGPGMGPIAVTAALAPFLPTHPVIATGSEKSIGTVAAAPFGSASILPISWVYIKLMGSEGLKLATQVAILNANYIAKRLEGHYQVVYRGKNNLVAHELIIDLRPFKTTAGIEVDDIAKRLMDYGFHAPTVSWPVPGTMMIEPTESEPLSELDRFCEAMIAIRQEIEAIANGQSDRQNNVLKLAPHTAAVVSADNWDRPYSREQAAYPSAYTRIHKYWPSVGRIDNAYGDRNFVCTCPTIEC, from the coding sequence ATGGATAAAGGCAGTATCAAGAAAGAAGCTAACGTGTTGAAAAATCCGCAAAATTCATGCTGTGGTAGTACTGATAGCAACAAAAATATTGTTCCAGTTAATTTTGCTTCTCGACATCTTGGCCCTGTTACTGATGAAATAACCAAGATGCTTTCAGTTTTAGGTTTTGATACCTTAGAGGCATTGGTTGATTCTGGTTTGCCAACAGGCATAAATACAAAACGATCACTTGATCTTGGGGCGGCGATACCTACTGAATATGAATTGCTGCAAGAGTTGGGTCAAATCGCACAACAAAATAAAGTTTATAAGTCTTTTTTAGGTATGGGTTATTATGGTTGTGCTACGCCAGCAGTTATATTGCGCCATATTTTTGAAAACCCAACATGGTATACTCAATATACACCATATCAGGCTGAGATAGCGCAGGGTCATTTAGAGGCGTTGCTTAATTTTCAGACCATGGTGGCAGAATTATGCGCTTTGCCGGTTGCAAATGCTTCACTATTAGACGAAGCTACTGCGGCAGCTGAAGCGATGATGATGTGTTATAACGCCTGTCGAGGTAAACAAAACGCATTTTATGTTGATCAAAATTGCCATCCACAAGTGATGGCGGTTGTAGCAACGCGAGCGCGAGCCTTAGGGATCAATATTCATCAAGGAAAATTAGCGGATACTGATTTTGCTGTGCTAAATTTATGTGGCGCCTTGCTGAGTTATCCAGGTAGTGACGGGCAGTTGCAAAATCCTCGAGATATTATCGAAAAACTACATACTGTTGAAGCGTTAGCTGTTGTAGTAACCGATCCTTTAGCTTTATGCCTTATTACTCCTCCCGGTGAATTTGGTGCTGATATTGTTGTGGGCTCGGCACAACGCTTTGGTGTACCTATGGGTTATGGTGGGCCGCACGCTGCTTTTATGTCCACCACCGCCAAATTACAGAGATTGATGCCAGGTCGAATTGTTGGTGTATCAAAGGATGCACAAGGTAAAACAGCATTGCGCCTTGCACTACAAACACGTGAACAACATATTCGTCGAGAAAAAGCCACTAGTAATATTTGTACATCACAAGCGCTGTTAGCAATTATGGCTAGTATGTATGCGGTATATCACGGACCTCGTGGTTTGCGTGATATTGCAAAGCGTGTGCATGGTTTTACGGTCAAGCTTGCCAACGGTTTGCAAAAGCTTGGTTGGCAAATAGCGCATAGTAATTTTTTTGATACATTACATATAATAACAAAAGAGCAACAAACCTCTAACATTATAAAACATGCCCAAGAACAGGGTATATTGCTGCGTGAATTACACAAAAATGCAATATGCATTTCATGTGATGAGTTAACCACAAAAACTGATATCGATAGCTTGCTCGCAATTTTTTCTTCAGAAAAAAATGGTGGCAATTTTGCAGAAAAAGATAGACCCGATGAGTTAGGCCTGCCTGCTATATTAAAACGAAATACCCCTTGTTTAAAACATGCAATTTTTGGTGCGTATCATAGTGAAACCGAGATAATGCGTTACATTCATCGCTTAGCTGCCAAAGATCTGGCGCTTAACACCGCGATGATTCCTCTGGGCTCATGCACCATGAAATTGAATTCAGCAGTTTCAATGTTGCCATTAAGTTGGCCACAATTTGCTAATTTGCATCCATTTGCACCTCGTGAAACTGTTACTGGGTATACAAAAATTCTTTCAGAACTCGAACATATGTTAGCCGTGATCACCGGCCTGCCAGCAGTATCACTGCAGCCTAATGCTGGCTCGCAAGGTGAGTACACTGGGTTGCTGGTGATTCGTGGTTATCATGACTCCCGAGGGGATCAGCAACGTCGTATTTGTCTTATTCCGCAATCATCGCATGGTACTAATCCCGCTAGTGCGGCTATGGCAGGACTTGAAGTAGTAGTTGTTGCTTGTGATGCTCATGGTAATATTAACTACGATGATCTGTGTAAAAAAGCTCAAGAGTATGTAGATGAATTAGCTGCGTTGATGTTAACTTATCCATCAACTCATGGTGTATTTGAAGAACAAATCATTGAAATATGCAACACCATACATAAATACGGTGGCTTAGTTTATATGGATGGCGCCAATTTAAACGCATTAGTGGGTTTAACAAAACCAAGTGAAATGGGTGCTGATGTTTGTCATGTTAACTTGCACAAAACTTTTGCAATACCTCATGGTGGTGGTGGTCCAGGAATGGGTCCTATAGCGGTTACTGCTGCACTTGCACCATTTTTGCCCACCCATCCAGTAATAGCTACTGGTAGCGAAAAATCTATTGGCACTGTCGCGGCCGCCCCTTTTGGTAGCGCCAGTATATTGCCTATTTCGTGGGTATATATAAAACTTATGGGTAGCGAAGGTTTAAAACTTGCAACCCAGGTGGCTATTCTTAATGCTAACTATATAGCCAAGCGCCTTGAGGGACATTATCAAGTTGTCTATCGCGGTAAAAATAACTTAGTTGCGCATGAATTAATTATTGATCTGCGTCCCTTTAAAACTACTGCTGGCATTGAAGTTGATGATATTGCCAAACGGTTAATGGATTATGGATTTCATGCACCCACAGTATCCTGGCCGGTGCCTGGCACCATGATGATTGAGCCAACTGAAAGCGAACCATTAAGTGAATTAGACCGTTTTTGCGAGGCAATGATAGCTATTCGTCAAGAAATCGAAGCTATTGCTAATGGCCAAAGTGATCGGCAAAATAATGTTCTAAAATTAGCACCTCATACTGCTGCTGTTGTTAGTGCTGATAATTGGGATAGACCATATAGTCGCGAGCAAGCAGCTTATCCATCAGCATACACACGCATACATAAATACTGGCCATCTGTAGGGCGTATTGATAATGCCTATGGTGATCGTAACTTCGTGTGTACATGCCCAACTATTGAATGTTAA
- the gcvH gene encoding glycine cleavage system protein GcvH, whose product MTIPEEFKYTKEHEWLCSEQDHFVVGITAHAQEQLGDVVFVELPEVGSRVKQGESFGSVESVKAVNDLYAPVSGEVIEINEQLADNAALVNEDPYGKGWLIKVKRTDDHNEDGNLLSAADYKKLLDG is encoded by the coding sequence ATGACTATTCCTGAAGAGTTTAAATACACCAAAGAACATGAATGGCTATGCAGTGAACAAGACCATTTTGTTGTTGGTATAACAGCGCATGCACAAGAACAATTGGGTGACGTGGTGTTTGTCGAGTTACCTGAGGTTGGCTCACGTGTTAAGCAGGGTGAATCATTTGGTAGTGTTGAATCAGTAAAGGCCGTTAATGATTTATATGCGCCGGTTTCAGGTGAAGTTATTGAGATTAACGAACAATTAGCTGACAACGCTGCATTAGTAAATGAAGATCCATATGGAAAAGGCTGGTTGATTAAGGTCAAGCGAACCGATGACCATAATGAAGATGGCAATTTGCTTTCAGCAGCAGATTATAAAAAATTACTTGATGGATAA
- the gcvT gene encoding glycine cleavage system aminomethyltransferase GcvT translates to MDNSSDLHTPLYDLLREYGGRFVNFAGWQMPVQFTGIIAEHQAVRNAVGIFDVSHMGELLVEGPDAFKALDFVVTNSIGRMQDGKALYTLMCLPTGGIVDDIIIYREAADRYFICANASRKDVDFAHLRQATAKFRCKIFDCSNEYAQLALQGPKAAALLTKLSKLDVKSLSNFTFCDATVANIDSVRVARTGYTGEDGFELYCAPKDAVELFSAILKVGADYGLMLCGLGARDTLRLEMKYSLYGNDIDTECNPIEAGLEWAVKLNKGDFIGREALIVETQEKPKRKLIGFKMVGRGIPRHGYDINFNGEKVGVVTSGTHSPTLNVPIGIGYVPTSVAAIGTNIDIIIRDREVSAVIVETPFYQRAKHDYS, encoded by the coding sequence ATGGATAATAGTTCAGACTTACATACACCTTTATATGACTTACTACGTGAATATGGTGGACGTTTTGTAAACTTTGCTGGTTGGCAAATGCCAGTGCAATTTACTGGCATAATTGCTGAACACCAGGCTGTTCGTAATGCTGTTGGGATTTTTGATGTTTCCCACATGGGTGAATTGTTAGTTGAAGGTCCAGATGCGTTTAAAGCGCTTGATTTTGTTGTAACTAATTCAATTGGTCGTATGCAAGATGGTAAGGCGTTATATACCTTAATGTGTTTACCAACAGGTGGTATTGTTGATGATATTATAATTTATCGTGAGGCTGCTGATCGCTATTTTATTTGTGCAAATGCTTCACGCAAAGATGTTGATTTTGCGCATTTGCGTCAAGCGACAGCAAAGTTTCGTTGCAAAATTTTTGACTGTTCTAATGAATATGCCCAGCTTGCCCTGCAAGGCCCAAAGGCTGCAGCACTTTTAACAAAACTAAGTAAATTAGATGTAAAATCATTAAGTAATTTTACATTTTGTGATGCTACAGTTGCCAATATTGATTCAGTTAGAGTGGCGCGTACTGGGTATACGGGTGAAGATGGATTTGAATTATATTGTGCTCCGAAAGATGCTGTTGAGCTATTCTCTGCTATTTTAAAAGTTGGGGCAGATTATGGTCTAATGCTGTGCGGTTTGGGGGCACGTGATACTTTACGTTTAGAGATGAAATACTCATTGTATGGTAATGATATCGATACTGAATGTAACCCAATCGAAGCTGGTTTAGAGTGGGCGGTAAAGCTTAACAAGGGTGATTTCATTGGACGTGAGGCTTTAATCGTTGAGACTCAAGAAAAACCAAAACGAAAATTAATTGGTTTTAAAATGGTAGGCCGCGGTATTCCTCGGCACGGCTATGATATTAATTTTAACGGCGAAAAAGTTGGGGTAGTTACTAGTGGAACCCACTCTCCTACATTGAATGTACCGATAGGTATTGGTTATGTGCCAACTAGTGTCGCAGCCATTGGAACTAATATTGATATTATAATTCGAGACCGCGAAGTTAGCGCAGTAATTGTTGAAACACCATTTTACCAAAGAGCAAAACATGACTATTCCTGA
- the folD gene encoding bifunctional methylenetetrahydrofolate dehydrogenase/methenyltetrahydrofolate cyclohydrolase FolD: protein MRCKLAKIIDGKSLARTIRNELKREIEILKPQLGRAPGLAVVLVGDDPASYIYVGNKEKAAAEIGMAGQVIRMPATASLSEIIASVDKLNADDSVDGMIVQMPLPPGLDEASVLNRIDPNKDADGLHPMNLGRLVAGMPGPRSCTPAGVMRLIDTTGIELKGAKAVVIGRSEMVGKPMAHLLLERHATVTICHSRTKDLADEVHRADIVVAAVGRPELVRGEWIKEGAVVIDVGTTRVEGKLKGDVEFDQAATRASAITPVPGGVGPMTIAMLLANTVAIAKQKLL, encoded by the coding sequence ATGAGGTGCAAATTGGCCAAGATCATTGATGGAAAATCTTTAGCTCGTACTATACGTAATGAATTAAAGAGAGAAATCGAAATATTAAAACCACAGCTTGGTCGTGCACCTGGTTTAGCTGTTGTATTAGTGGGTGATGATCCAGCTTCATATATTTATGTAGGAAATAAAGAAAAAGCTGCGGCTGAAATTGGTATGGCAGGGCAAGTGATTAGAATGCCAGCTACAGCTAGCTTATCTGAAATAATTGCATCTGTAGATAAGCTTAATGCTGATGACAGTGTTGATGGAATGATCGTACAAATGCCTTTGCCACCGGGTCTCGATGAAGCCTCAGTTTTAAATCGTATAGATCCTAATAAAGATGCTGATGGCCTGCATCCAATGAATTTAGGTCGTCTTGTTGCCGGTATGCCAGGTCCTCGTTCATGTACACCTGCAGGAGTGATGCGGCTTATTGATACTACAGGTATAGAACTTAAAGGTGCAAAAGCAGTAGTAATCGGGCGTAGTGAAATGGTCGGAAAACCGATGGCACATTTGCTTTTAGAGCGCCATGCTACCGTTACTATTTGCCATTCACGTACAAAAGATCTTGCCGATGAAGTGCATCGCGCCGATATTGTTGTCGCTGCAGTTGGCAGACCAGAACTAGTGCGTGGTGAATGGATAAAAGAAGGCGCAGTTGTTATCGATGTGGGTACTACTAGAGTCGAAGGCAAACTCAAAGGTGATGTTGAGTTTGATCAAGCTGCCACTCGAGCGAGCGCCATTACTCCAGTGCCAGGTGGAGTAGGTCCAATGACCATAGCCATGCTATTGGCAAATACTGTCGCTATTGCCAAACAGAAACTCTTATAA